The Aythya fuligula isolate bAytFul2 chromosome 2, bAytFul2.pri, whole genome shotgun sequence genome contains a region encoding:
- the SEC61B gene encoding protein transport protein Sec61 subunit beta, whose amino-acid sequence MPGPSPSATNVGTSGRSPSKAVAPRAAGSTVRQRKNASCGTRSAGRATSTGTGGMWRFYTEDSPGLKVGPVPVLVMSLLFIASVFMLHIWGKYTRS is encoded by the exons ATG CCCGGACCCAGCCCCAGCGCCACCAACGTGGGCACCTCCGGCCGCTCGCCCAGCAAAGCCGTGGCCCCCCGCGCCGCCGGCTCCACCGTCAGGCAGAG GAAGAATGCCAGCTGCGGGACCAGGAGCGCCGGCCGCGCCACGTCCACGGGCACCGGCGGCATGTGGCGCTTCTACACCGAGGACTCGCCCGGCCTCAAAGT tgggCCTGTTCCAGTTTTGGTCATGAGTCTCCTTTTTATTGCTTCTGTATTTATGCTGCACATCTGGGGTAAATATACTCGCTCATAG
- the ALG2 gene encoding alpha-1,3/1,6-mannosyltransferase ALG2: MAEPGEGGEGEGEREGGAPSVLFLHPDLGLGGAERLVVDAALALQARGCRVQVWTARYEPERCFGETRGLAVRRAGGWLPRSLWGRGHAVCAALRMAFVALYVLLLSGEPVDVFVCDQVSACIPILRLARTRKKVLFYCHFPDQLLTKRESFLKRIYRMPLDWLEEYTTGMADCIVVNSNFTAGVFKETFKSLSHINPDVLYPSLNINSFETIVPVDIAELIPKKKKFLFLSINRYERKKNLALALEALHELQGRLDSHDWNEVHLVMAGGYDKAVLENVEHYEELRSIATKLNINDHVTFLRSFSDEQKISLLSNSVCVLYTPSNEHFGIVPLEAMYMRCPVIAVNSGGPLESILHNVTGFLCDPLPTQFAEAMEKIVRDPLLKDAMGAAGRVRVTEKFSLGAFSEQLYQYIRRLTQ, encoded by the exons ATGGCGGAGCccggagaaggaggagaaggggaaggggaaagggaagggggggctCCCTCCGTGCTCTTCCTGCACCCGGACCTGGGCCTGGGCGGCGCCGAGCGGCTGGTGGTGGACGCGGCGCTGGCGCTGCAGGCGCGGGGCTGCCGGGTGCAGGTGTGGACGGCTCGCTACGAGCCCGAGCGCTGCTTCGGCGAGACGCGGGGGCTGGCGGTGCGGCGCGCCGGGGGGTGGCTGCCCCGCAGCCTGTGGGGCCGCGGGCACGCCGTGTGCGCCGCCCTCCGCATGGCCTTCGTGGCGCTCTACGTGCTGCTGCTCAGCGGGGAGCCCGTCGATGTCTTCGTCTGCGACCAG GTGTCTGCCTGCATTCCTATTCTTCGTCTGGCCAGAACCCGGAAGAAGGTTTTGTTCTACTGCCACTTCCCCGATCAGCTGCTGACCAAGCGAGAGTCCTTCCTGAAGCGCATCTACAGGATGCCGCTCGACTGGCTGGAGGAGTACACGACTGGCATGGCAGACTGCATCGTCGTCAACAGCAACTTCACTGCTGGCGTGTTCAAGGAAACGTTCAAGTCCTTATCTCACATCAACCCAGATGTCCTCTATCCGTCGCTCAACATCAATAGCTTTGAAACGATCGTTCCTGTAGACATAGCTGAGCTGAttcccaaaaagaaaaagttcttgTTTCTGTCCATTAATAGGtatgagagaaaaaagaatttagCGTTGGCTCTCGAAGCGTTGCATGAGCTTCAAGGAAGACTTGACTCTCATGACTGGAATGAAGTTCATTTGGTTATGGCAGGTGGCTATGATAAAGCCGTTCTGGAAAACGTGGAACACTATGAAGAGCTAAGGAGCATTGCAACTAAGCTTAACATTAATGACCATGTCACGTTTCTGAGATCGTTCTCTGATGAACAGAAAATCTCTCTTCTTAGtaactctgtgtgtgtgctttatACACCGAGTAATGAACACTTTGGCATTGTTCCTCTGGAGGCAATGTACATGAGGTGTCCAGTTATAGCAGTTAATTCAGGCGGTCCTTTAGAATCCATCTTACATAATGTTACTGGATTTTTGTGTGACCCTCTGCCAACACAATTTGCTGAGGCCATGGAAAAGATTGTGAGAGATCCTCTCTTAAAGGACGCAatgggagcagctgggagagtcaGAGTTACAGAAAAATTTTCCTTAGGTGCATTCTCAGAACAGCTGTACCAATACATACGCAGGTTAACACAATAA